Within the Deinococcus sp. Leaf326 genome, the region GCATCCTGCCCGGCCAGTACGGTTACGAGGCGGGCCAGAGCGGCGTGGGCGACATCTTCGCGTGGTTCGTGAACACGGCCGTGCCCGCCGCCACGAAACGTGACGCCGACGCGGCGGGACGGGACCTACACATGCATCTCAGTCTCCTGGCTGCCCGGCTGCGTCCCGGCGAGAGCGGCCTGCTGGCGCTCGACTGGCTGGGCGGCAACCGCAGCGTGCTCGTGGACGCCGACCTGACCGGCCTGATCATGGGGCTGCACCTGCACACCCGTCCCGAGGAGATCTACCGCGCGCTGCTGGAGGCCACGGCGTTCGGCACCCGCGTCATCGTGGAGAACTTCGCGGCGGCGGGGGTCCCCGTAACCGAGTTCATCGCGGCGGGGGGCCTCGTAAAAAACGCCTTCCTGATGCAGCTCTACGCTGACGTGCTTGACCTCCCGGTCAGCGTGGCCGACACTGCGCAGGCCCCGGCCCTGGGCAGCGCCATGCACGCGGCGGTGGCGGCGGGCGTCTACCCCGATATCGGGGCGGCGGCCGCACACCTCGCCCGCGTGAAGAAGGCGGCGTATACGCCGGACCCCGCCACCCGCGCCGCCTACGACGCCCTGTATGCCGAGTACGTGCGCCTGCATGACGCCTTCGGGCGCGCGAACGGGCCGCTGTTCTCCACCATGAAGACGCTCGGGCGGCTGCGGCGCGGCGCGGCGCCGGTCGGCGACGCTACCCCCGCCGAGGCGACCGACGCCGGGGTGCTGGCATGAGTTCCCTGCATCCCGAGCTGGCTCATCTGGCCGGTCTCCGCGCCGAACTGCACGCCCTGCACCTCGAACTGCCCCGGAACGGCCTGGTCACCTGGACGAGCGGCAACATCAGCGCCCGCGTGGACGGCGGAATGCTCATCAAGCCGTCGGGGATCACCTTCGACGATCTGCGTCCCGAACACCTCGTCCAGACTGATCTGGACGCGCAGGTTCTCTACGGCGACCTCAGTCCCAGCAGTGACACCGCCACCCACGCCTACATCTACCGCGAGCTGCCCGAGGTGGGCGGGATCGTGCACACGCACAGTCCCTACGCGACCGCCTGGGCCGCCAACGCGCGTGATATCCCGTGCTTCCTGACCGCGATGGCCGACGAGTTCGGCGGACCGATTCCCTGCGGCGGCTTCGCGCTCATCGGCGGCGAGGAGATCGGGCGCGAG harbors:
- a CDS encoding L-ribulose-5-phosphate 4-epimerase — protein: MSSLHPELAHLAGLRAELHALHLELPRNGLVTWTSGNISARVDGGMLIKPSGITFDDLRPEHLVQTDLDAQVLYGDLSPSSDTATHAYIYRELPEVGGIVHTHSPYATAWAANARDIPCFLTAMADEFGGPIPCGGFALIGGEEIGREVVRVLRGHRSPAIILQNHGVFTVGRTPRAALKAAVMCEDVARTAFLATQLGHPQPLHPADIDKLYDRYTNVYGQKAAPAPKEGEVVS